A stretch of the Bombyx mori chromosome 12, ASM3026992v2 genome encodes the following:
- the LOC101744896 gene encoding retinoid-inducible serine carboxypeptidase encodes MTSIHKKMSLLYFFLAVLFSKSVSGQFGPFEQDFGYVTVREGAHMFWWLFYTTAPVEKYTERPLIVWLQGGPGGSSTGIGNFEILGPLDLSLQERNHSWVKNFNVLFVDNPVGTGFSYVDNVMQLTKTNDEIALDFVELMRGFYNRRPEFNDVPLYIYGQSYGGKMAIDMGLRMHEAEKAGTIRSNLKGIAMGNAWISPVDSTLTWGPLLLAAGLVDQEGYEDIQAAARESERLFNEGQYLQSTTQWANTQQVVFRRTTRVDFYNILTKMEVSASVPDTRSPIELSRDMLIRDRPYMSPVRQDELNLNTLMNTQVKEALNIPDHVTWGSQSGNVFNMLREDFMKPVTEGIEKLLNETDIILTKYNGNLDLICDTPGQILWVDRLRWPGSEAYKNAPRLPIWENNKLEGYYKAFENFRFFWINVAGHSVPRDNPEGTNAFLRDMTSFG; translated from the exons ATGACgagtattcataaaaaaatgtcgcttctctATTTCTTTTTAGCGGTATTGTTCAGTAAAAGTGTGTCAG GTCAATTCGGTCCGTTTGAACAAGACTTCGGCTATGTGACGGTAAGAGAAGGAGCTCACATGTTTTGGTGGTTATTCTACACAACAGCTCCAGTAGAGAAATATACTGAACGTCCACTCATCGTTTGGTTGCAAGGAGGCCCTGGGGGCTCCTCCACAGGAATTGGAAACTTCGAAATTTTAGGTCCACTCGACTTGTCTTTACAAGAGAGAAATCACAGTTGG GTGAAGAATTTCAATGTTTTGTTCGTTGATAATCCGGTAGGCACTGGCTTTAGTTATGTTGACAATGTGATGCAATTAACTAAGACGAATGATGAAATCG cTCTAGATTTCGTTGAGCTAATGCGTGGATTCTACAATAGACGTCCTGAGTTCAACGATGTTCCTCTCTACATTTACGGTCAGTCGTACGGTGGTAAAATGGCCATTGATATGGGTCTCCGCATGCATGAG GCCGAAAAAGCAGGTACAATACGCTCAAACTTAAAAGGAATAGCGATGGGTAACGCTTGGATATCTCCAGTAGATTCTACTCTCACTTGGGGTCCACTACTGTTAGCTGCTGGCTTAGTAGACCAAGAAGGATATGAGGATATTCAAGCTGCCGCCAGGGAATCCGAGCGATTATTCAATGAAGGACAGTATCTTCAGTCCACGACTCAGTGGGCAAACACACAGCAGGTCGTATTCAGAAGAACTACAAGAGTGGATTTCTACAACATTCTCACTAAAATGGAAGTTTCCGCTTCTGTTCCAGACACTAGATCACCTATtg AACTATCGCGGGATATGTTGATCCGCGATCGACCATACATGTCTCCTGTGAGACAGGATGAATTAAACCTGAACACTTTAATGAACACTCAGGTCAAGGAAGCTCTGAACATTCCAGACCATGTGACATGGGGCTCACAGTCTggtaatgtttttaatatgcTCAGGGAAGATTTCATGAAACCAGTCACAGAAggaa tcgAAAAACTCCTGAATGAAACAGACATTATTTTGACCAAATATAACGGAAATCTAGATTTGATTTGTGATACACCTG GTCAAATTTTATGGGTAGACAGGCTTCGGTGGCCTGGATCGGAAGCTTACAAAAATGCTCCTCGTCTTCCTATTTGGGAAAACAATAAACTAGAAGGTTATTATAAAGCCTTCGAGAATTTTAGATTCTTCTGGATCAATGTGGCAGGACATAGC GTACCAAGGGACAACCCAGAAGGAACCAACGCTTTTCTACGCGATATGACTTCGTTTGGTTAA
- the LOC101745038 gene encoding uncharacterized protein LOC101745038 isoform X1, protein MLAAYSPQRSATTLLQNGKRFWAVERFRPYLDGQPIIIGSDHQPLRWLLSLKSPAGRLVRWALKLQEFDIRFEYTPGKANVVADTLSRPICSNETQNNCGICSVICDLPTKSPTQLRQDQLTDPEIQKIVTELEGVDELAAKRWSERGFLMEQGVLYRLNPDSDAEAPQLVIPAHQVTDVLKELHDAPTAGHAGIDRTYQQVSRLFYFTGMRRIITDYVKACIHCQRYKAANTKPPGLLQTPVMNQRNEVLAVDLFGPLPPGKQGERWILLIEDTATRWTELFPLKEATAEACAHVLIEEYFMRFGLPRRLVSDNGVQFISAVMRQCMSILGIKQNLIPLYHPEANPAERKNRDLKTLLAQLVECDHTSWPNMLPVIRFALNNAKCRTTGLSPAYLSFGREMRSPTEVTHDLRAVLDKDNFVPQITPYLRKFVNSFSAVRERVETLQDKAKGYADRSRRPIETFNEGDMVLIKSHVLSKSAKGLTSKFVPKRDGPYRIVKKVSPTTYHVAHVDKPDEVLGKYHVNDLTLYRENQSDALPRPVMPKKKRGRPPNNVKTDSRVPGHMTTRHAEPCAEAPRLSPAAGGMVGLAPVPQPSSNEMLVQERGRPPGLEGEYVANRPVPLDSPLAMRRILDRITQPK, encoded by the exons ATGCTAGCCGCCTACTCACCGCAGCGGAGCGCAACTACTCTACTACAGAACGGGAAGCGCTTCTGGGCCGTGGAGCGTTTCAGGCCATACCTCGACGGCCAACCAATTATTATAGGCAGTGACCACCAACCCTTGCGTTGGTTGCTTTCTTTAAAGTCTCCTGCTGGTAGGTTGGTCCGTTGGGCGCTTAAACTCCAAGAATTTGACATCAGATTCGAGTACACCCCAGGAAAAGCTAACGTTGTCGCTGACACGTTAAGTAGACCGATCTGTTCcaacgaaacacaaaataactgcGGCATCTGTTCTGTCATTTGCGACCTGCCCACCAAGTCACCTACCCAGTTACGTCAAGACCAGTTGACTGATCCGGAAATACAGAAGATCGTCACAGAACTGGAAGGAGTGGATGAACTTGCTGCTAAAAGATGGTCAGAAAGAGGATTTCTAATGGAACAAGGTGTTTTATATCGACTTAATCCGGATTCTGATGCCGAGGCCCCACAATTAGTCATTCCTGCCCATCAAGTGACCGACGTTCTCAAAGAGCTTCACGATGCCCCTACCGCTGGACATGCAGGAATTGACCGGACTTACCAACAAGTCTCACGTCTGTTCTACTTCACAGGAATGAGAAGAATCATAACCGACTATGTAAAGGCATGTATCCATTGTCAACGCTATAAGGCTGCTAATACCAAGCCTCCAGGTCTATTGCAGACGCCGGTGATGAACCAGCGCAACGAGGTCTTGGCAGTTGATCTTTTCGGCCCGTTGCCACCTGGAAAACAGGGGGAGCGTTGGATCTTGCTAATAGAAGATACTGCTACGAGGTGGACAGAACTTTTCCCATTGAAGGAAGCTACTGCTGAGGCGTGTGCACATGTCCTCATAGAGGAGTATTTTATGAGATTTGGTCTTCCACGCCGACTAGTTTCTGATAATGGCGTACAATTTATTTCGGCAGTCATGCGTCAATGCATGTCCATCCTGGggataaagcaaaaccttatccCTCTCTATCACCCAGAAGCAAACCCCGCCGAACGTAAAAACAGAGATCTTAAGACTTTATTAGCACAACTCGTGGAATGTGACCACACTTCCTGGCCAAACATGTTACCAGTGATTCGGTTCGCTCTTAATAACGCTAAATGTCGCACCACAGGTTTGTCACCTGCTTACTTGTCATTTGGCAGAGAGATGAGGTCCCCCACAGAAGTCACCCATGACCTTCGTGCTGTTCTAGACAAAGATAACTTTGTTCCCCAAATAACTCCCTATCTCAGGAAATTTGTTAACTCCTTTTCAGCGGTGCGCGAACGTGTAGAGACGCTTCAAGATAAAGCTAAAGGGTATGCTGATCGTTCGAGACGGCccattgaaacattcaacgaaggtgacatggttctcatcaaatcacacgtcctcagtaagagcgctaagggccttacttctaagtttgttccaaaacgcgatggtccgtatcgcatcgttaaaaaggtcagccctactacttaccacgtcgcgcatgttgacaaacctgatgaagttttagggaaatatcatgtgaacgatctcactctataccgtgagaatcagagtgatgctcttccgcggccggtgatgcctaaaaagaaacgtggtcgtcccccaaataatgttaaaacagattctcgagttccagggcatatgacgacacggcatgctgaaccatgtgctgaagctccacgtctttctcccgcagctggtggtatggttggtcttgcgcctgtccctcagcccagtagtaatgagatgctagtccaggagcgagggcgtcctccaggactagagggggagtatgtagcaaaccgaccg GTTCCACTCGACAGTCCACTAGCAATGCGACGGATTTTGGACAGGATAACACAACCCAAatga
- the LOC101745038 gene encoding retinoid-inducible serine carboxypeptidase isoform X2, which yields MSRKTNIIIVSVILGFVAAAVIGFLIWWLVTDTEEFTIIKLEGEGIGDIEYTAAFTRIRGSGDIFWWFYPTLPAVKIIKPIILWVDGVTGVPPSLLANFGMFGPYDFNLNQRNDSWINNYNLLFVDAPLGTGFSTAQSDSQIPGNLDATTDHLLFTLESFYRLHEDYADTPLYIFGEGHGAQIALALARRLASTDPPGRFQHNLKGVVLGNGIVSPALALTKLGFYLEELGYIDANGRAAIETLSEDVSSSVSGGQLRDAFDKFITLGDFVNEKAGAVAVNLGHIVDKLTREASRDYFGQRQYMQEKFGLDAFSFMQETVAPALGIPSDVSFDYNRAAVVDAFRNNFMAPATPHVEFLLRNTDLKVVIYNGNLDAVSNTPGQLEWVDNLQWPGQEEFKTTPRRTLVINRLVEGYFRETPRLSFYWMNAAGQSVPLDSPLAMRRILDRITQPK from the exons atgTCGAGGAAGACTAACATAATAATAGTGTCAGTTATATTAGGTTTTGTGGCAGCAGCTGTGATTGGATTTCTAATATGGTGGCTGGTAACTGATACAGAGGAATTTACCATAATCA AACTCGAAGGTGAAGGCATTGGTGATATTGAATACACAGCAGCATTTACGAGAATAAGGGGGAGCGGCGATATATTTTGGTGGTTCTATCCCACTCTCCCTGCTGTCAAAATCATAAAACCTATTATATTGTGGGTGGATGGCGTCACTGGTGTACCGCCTAGTCTACTGGCAAATTTCGGCATGTTCGGACCGTACGACTTCAACTTGAACCAACGGAACGATTCTTGG ATTAATAACTACAATTTACTATTCGTGGATGCACCGCTTGGTACAGGATTTAGTACAGCCCAGAGCGACAGTCAGATTCCAGGGAACCTTGACGCGACTA CTGACCATCTGTTGTTTACCTTGGAATCATTTTACCGTCTTCATGAAGACTACGCAGATACCCCACTCTATATTTTCGGTGAAGGGCATGGTGCGCAAATAGCATTGGCTCTCGCCAGGAGGCTTGCCTCA ACCGATCCACCTGGCAGGTTCCAGCACAATTTGAAAGGAGTCGTACTCGGTAACGGAATTGTTTCTCCTGCTCTCGCCTTGACCAAACTGGGattttatttagaagaacttGGTTACATCGATGCTAACGGGAGGGCGGCCATTGAGACACTTTCAGAAGACGTGAGCAGCTCGGTTAGTGGCGGTCAACTAAGAGATGCTTTTGACAAATTTATTACACTTGGAGATTTCGTGAATGAAAAAGCAGGCGCTGTCGCTGTTAACTTGGGGCATATAGTCGATAAATTGACACGGGAAGCGTCAAGAG ATTATTTCGGTCAAAGACAATACATGCAGGAAAAATTCGGTTTAGACGCCTTTTCATTCATGCAGGAAACCGTGGCTCCTGCTTTGGGTATACCATCAGACGTTTCGTTTGACTACAACAGAGCTGCTGTCGTTGATGCATTCAGAAACAATTTTATGGCACCAGCCACACCTCACG TTGAATTCCTTCTTAGAAACACGGACTTGAAGGTGGTAATTTATAATGGAAATCTCGATGCCGTTTCCAATACTCCAG GTCAACTAGAGTGGGTAGATAATTTACAATGGCCAGGTCAGGAAGAATTCAAAACTACTCCTCGACGAACTTTAGTAATTAACAGATTAGTAGAAGGCTATTTCAGGGAAACTCCGAGATTGTCATTCTATTGGATGAACGCAGCTGGTCAATCG GTTCCACTCGACAGTCCACTAGCAATGCGACGGATTTTGGACAGGATAACACAACCCAAatga
- the LOC101745038 gene encoding retinoid-inducible serine carboxypeptidase isoform X3 has protein sequence MSRKTNIIIVSVILGFVAAAVIGFLIWWLVTDTEEFTIIKLEGEGIGDIEYTAAFTRIRGSGDIFWWFYPTLPAVKIIKPIILWVDGVTGVPPSLLANFGMFGPYDFNLNQRNDSWINNYNLLFVDAPLGTGFSTAQSDSQIPGNLDATTDHLLFTLESFYRLHEDYADTPLYIFGEGHGAQIALALARRLASTDPPGRFQHNLKGVVLGNGIVSPALALTKLGFYLEELGYIDANGRAAIETLSEDVSSSVSGGQLRDAFDKFITLGDFVNEKAGAVAVNLGHIVDKLTREASRDYFGQRQYMQEKFGLDAFSFMQETVAPALGIPSDVSFDYNRAAVVDAFRNNFMAPATPHVEFLLRNTDLKVVIYNGNLDAVSNTPGQLEWVDNLQWPGQEEFKTTPRRTLVINRLVEGYFRETPRLSFYWMNAAGQSLVVWLVLRLSLSPVVMRC, from the exons atgTCGAGGAAGACTAACATAATAATAGTGTCAGTTATATTAGGTTTTGTGGCAGCAGCTGTGATTGGATTTCTAATATGGTGGCTGGTAACTGATACAGAGGAATTTACCATAATCA AACTCGAAGGTGAAGGCATTGGTGATATTGAATACACAGCAGCATTTACGAGAATAAGGGGGAGCGGCGATATATTTTGGTGGTTCTATCCCACTCTCCCTGCTGTCAAAATCATAAAACCTATTATATTGTGGGTGGATGGCGTCACTGGTGTACCGCCTAGTCTACTGGCAAATTTCGGCATGTTCGGACCGTACGACTTCAACTTGAACCAACGGAACGATTCTTGG ATTAATAACTACAATTTACTATTCGTGGATGCACCGCTTGGTACAGGATTTAGTACAGCCCAGAGCGACAGTCAGATTCCAGGGAACCTTGACGCGACTA CTGACCATCTGTTGTTTACCTTGGAATCATTTTACCGTCTTCATGAAGACTACGCAGATACCCCACTCTATATTTTCGGTGAAGGGCATGGTGCGCAAATAGCATTGGCTCTCGCCAGGAGGCTTGCCTCA ACCGATCCACCTGGCAGGTTCCAGCACAATTTGAAAGGAGTCGTACTCGGTAACGGAATTGTTTCTCCTGCTCTCGCCTTGACCAAACTGGGattttatttagaagaacttGGTTACATCGATGCTAACGGGAGGGCGGCCATTGAGACACTTTCAGAAGACGTGAGCAGCTCGGTTAGTGGCGGTCAACTAAGAGATGCTTTTGACAAATTTATTACACTTGGAGATTTCGTGAATGAAAAAGCAGGCGCTGTCGCTGTTAACTTGGGGCATATAGTCGATAAATTGACACGGGAAGCGTCAAGAG ATTATTTCGGTCAAAGACAATACATGCAGGAAAAATTCGGTTTAGACGCCTTTTCATTCATGCAGGAAACCGTGGCTCCTGCTTTGGGTATACCATCAGACGTTTCGTTTGACTACAACAGAGCTGCTGTCGTTGATGCATTCAGAAACAATTTTATGGCACCAGCCACACCTCACG TTGAATTCCTTCTTAGAAACACGGACTTGAAGGTGGTAATTTATAATGGAAATCTCGATGCCGTTTCCAATACTCCAG GTCAACTAGAGTGGGTAGATAATTTACAATGGCCAGGTCAGGAAGAATTCAAAACTACTCCTCGACGAACTTTAGTAATTAACAGATTAGTAGAAGGCTATTTCAGGGAAACTCCGAGATTGTCATTCTATTGGATGAACGCAGCTGGTCAATCG ctggtggtatggttggtcttgcgcctgtccctcagcccagtagtaatgagatgctag
- the LOC119629250 gene encoding uncharacterized protein LOC119629250, whose protein sequence is MTVRVGAYLTDEFDDVTGLRQGDALSLMLFNLALEHVIRKVNTLNGGVWLNGQHRVIGNADDLALLGERKQQCYRRTQLPPTRSFSDWPSREPRENRVSSHASYKNIRRKRENLVVGNTRFKGVAKFRYLGCTVTDTNDREDEIEIRIQNTLRCSAALHPALSSKLLSRFTKIRIYKTVVRPILLYGCEAWSLTQKEEAKLLVTERKVLRKILGPVRKEDGSWHVRKNKDVERLFGEPNILG, encoded by the coding sequence ATGACGGTACGAGTTGGCGCTTATCTTACTGATGAGTTTGACGATGTGACTGGACTCAGGCAGGGGGACGCTCTGTCACTAATGCTGTTCAACCTGGCACTTGAACACGTCATACGGAAAGTGAACACACTTAATGGCGGAGTGTGGCTCAATGGACAGCATAGGGTGATAGGAAATGCCGATGACCTCGCTCTACTTGGAGAAAGAAAGCAGCAGTGTTATAGACGCACTCAACTGCCTCCAACAAGAAGCTTCTCGGATTGGCCTTCGCGTGAGCCACGAGAAAACAGAGTATCTTCACATGCGTCGTACAAAAACATAAGACGGAAGCGAGAAAACCTAGTTGTAGGAAATACGAGGTTCAAAGGAGTAGCTAAATTCCGGTACCTTGGCTGCACTGTAACAGACACCAATGACAGGGAAGATGAAATCGAAATTCGTATACAAAATACCCTACGATGCAGTGCAGCCCTACACCCGGCTCTCTCTTCGAAGCTACTAAGCAGGTTCACCAAGATTCGGATATACAAGACTGTAGTCAGACCGATCCTATTGTATGGATGCGAAGCATGGTCGCTTACACAGAAAGAAGAGGCAAAACTTCTCGTGACGGAGCGAAAGGTATTGAGAAAAATACTAGGACCAGTTCGGAAAGAAGACGGTTCTTGGCACGTCCGGAAAAATAAGGATgtggagaggctttttggtgagccaaatattctgggtTAG
- the LOC101745038 gene encoding retinoid-inducible serine carboxypeptidase isoform X4, whose protein sequence is MFGPYDFNLNQRNDSWINNYNLLFVDAPLGTGFSTAQSDSQIPGNLDATTDHLLFTLESFYRLHEDYADTPLYIFGEGHGAQIALALARRLASTDPPGRFQHNLKGVVLGNGIVSPALALTKLGFYLEELGYIDANGRAAIETLSEDVSSSVSGGQLRDAFDKFITLGDFVNEKAGAVAVNLGHIVDKLTREASRDYFGQRQYMQEKFGLDAFSFMQETVAPALGIPSDVSFDYNRAAVVDAFRNNFMAPATPHVEFLLRNTDLKVVIYNGNLDAVSNTPGQLEWVDNLQWPGQEEFKTTPRRTLVINRLVEGYFRETPRLSFYWMNAAGQSVPLDSPLAMRRILDRITQPK, encoded by the exons ATGTTCGGACCGTACGACTTCAACTTGAACCAACGGAACGATTCTTGG ATTAATAACTACAATTTACTATTCGTGGATGCACCGCTTGGTACAGGATTTAGTACAGCCCAGAGCGACAGTCAGATTCCAGGGAACCTTGACGCGACTA CTGACCATCTGTTGTTTACCTTGGAATCATTTTACCGTCTTCATGAAGACTACGCAGATACCCCACTCTATATTTTCGGTGAAGGGCATGGTGCGCAAATAGCATTGGCTCTCGCCAGGAGGCTTGCCTCA ACCGATCCACCTGGCAGGTTCCAGCACAATTTGAAAGGAGTCGTACTCGGTAACGGAATTGTTTCTCCTGCTCTCGCCTTGACCAAACTGGGattttatttagaagaacttGGTTACATCGATGCTAACGGGAGGGCGGCCATTGAGACACTTTCAGAAGACGTGAGCAGCTCGGTTAGTGGCGGTCAACTAAGAGATGCTTTTGACAAATTTATTACACTTGGAGATTTCGTGAATGAAAAAGCAGGCGCTGTCGCTGTTAACTTGGGGCATATAGTCGATAAATTGACACGGGAAGCGTCAAGAG ATTATTTCGGTCAAAGACAATACATGCAGGAAAAATTCGGTTTAGACGCCTTTTCATTCATGCAGGAAACCGTGGCTCCTGCTTTGGGTATACCATCAGACGTTTCGTTTGACTACAACAGAGCTGCTGTCGTTGATGCATTCAGAAACAATTTTATGGCACCAGCCACACCTCACG TTGAATTCCTTCTTAGAAACACGGACTTGAAGGTGGTAATTTATAATGGAAATCTCGATGCCGTTTCCAATACTCCAG GTCAACTAGAGTGGGTAGATAATTTACAATGGCCAGGTCAGGAAGAATTCAAAACTACTCCTCGACGAACTTTAGTAATTAACAGATTAGTAGAAGGCTATTTCAGGGAAACTCCGAGATTGTCATTCTATTGGATGAACGCAGCTGGTCAATCG GTTCCACTCGACAGTCCACTAGCAATGCGACGGATTTTGGACAGGATAACACAACCCAAatga